From Negativicutes bacterium:
ACGATGATCACAGCACAGAAATCGTTTCGCTTATCCCGGAAAAAAGTTACCGAGAGCGAACTGCGCTTTCGCGCTCTCTTTCATACTGCTCCGATTGGGATTGCCATTGAGGTGGAAGATCACTTTCTTTATTGTAATCCGCTTTGCGAAAAAATTCTGGGCAGATCAAAGCAGGATATTGATCAGCAGGGTTGGATCAATCTGTCTCCGGCGGGAGATGCTGCGGAAACGCCGGCTCAGTTGAAAAATCATCTGACAGCTGCGATTCATGAATATGTTGTGGAAAAGAGAGTCCTCAGAGCGGATGGTTCGCTGATTTGGCTGCAGCTGTCCCTCCTCAGTCTGGCTGAAAAAGAACTTTTCGGTGAGCATGCTTATGCCTATTTCCTCAAGGAAATTACGGAAACGGTCACTGCCAAAAAGCAAAGAGAAACCGCTCTGGAGGATTATCGTGTTTTGTATCATCAGCATAAAACGGAATTGTCTTTACTGCAGTCTTTGTTTGCTTCCACTGCCGAGTGGATTTACTACAAAGATTTGAATCATGTTTATCTTGGTTGCAATAAAGCATTTGCACGATTTTGCGGTTTGACTGAAAAAGAAATTATCGGTAAGAAGCCCGCTGAGATCTTTGAGGTTTCCCGGGTGAAAGCGTTCAGTCTCTATGAGGAGGCGGCAATAACGGAACAAAAAACGACTCTCTGCGAAAGCGACTGCATGGATGCGCAAGGCAGGCAGAGCAGCATTGAGTTATTGCAAAGCCCCTATTATGATGAAACGGGAAAAATCCAGGGGGTAGTTGGAGTCGGGCACGATAGTACGGAGCGCAAACGGAGAGAGGCGGAAATACAATATCTCAGCGACCATGATGCATTGACAGGCGTCTACAACAGGGCTTATTTCGAAAAGGAAAAAATGCGTCTGGAAAGGACCAATGCGTTGCCGGTTTCCCTGATAGTGTGTGACATCAACGGCTTAAAACAAATCAACGACGCGTACGGCCATGAAGAAGGCGATGCGTTGCTTCTGGCTCTGGTCCAAAAACTGCAGGAGTGTTGCCGTCCGTCGGATCTCATCATCAGAGTGGCAGGCGATGATTTTTATATTATTCTGCCCGAGACGGATGCGGAGACAGTAGTAACCGTTTATGAAAAAATGATCAAAGCGATCGCCATCCTGGAAACCGAACCGGCCCAACATCAGTACTATGCCAGCACCGCAGCCGCCTATGCCAGTAAAACCACGAGCACGCAGTCTTTGGATGATATTTTAAAAATCGCCGAAGAATATCTGTACAACCGGAAGCTGTTGGCCCAATCCGGTATTCACAGTAAACTGTTGGTTACACTGATGTCTGCCCTGCATGAAAAAAGTAATGAAACGCAGGAACACGCCGAGCGAATGGCGCGCATGGCGACAGAGCTTGGCCGCCAGCTCTCGATGCCTTTGAACGATCTGGACACATTGGCTTTGGCTTCCGCGCTGCATGATATCGGCAAAATCAATATCGATTTCAGTATTCTCAACAAACCGGGTCAGCTGAATGATGAGGAGTGGCAGTTGATGAAACAGCATCCGGATGTGGGCTACCGCATTGCGCAATCTGTGCCCCAATTTGCAGCGGTCAAAGACATCATCCGTTCCCATCACGAACGTTGGGATGGCAAAGGTTATCCGCAGGGTTTGGTCGGAGAAGCAATTCCTCTGCCGGCGCGGCTGATCGCAGTGGTTGATGCTTATGATGCGATGACAGAGGATCGGGTTTATCGCAAAGCCAGGAGCCGGGCAGAGGCAATTGCCGAAATCGAAAAATCGGCAGGGACGCAATTTGATCCCAACATCGCCAGAGTATTTATCGATCAGGTCTTGCTTCAGGCAACGGAAGTGAATTCATAAGCGGTCTGCGGCAGAAATAATTCCGCCGAAGGCTTGCATTTTGCGGAAGAAAGTTTTATAATTCGATTGTTAGCACTCGACGTGACAGAGTGCTAACGAGATTAAAATTGAGGTGATTATCATGGCCAAGAGAGAGTTTAAAACCGAGTCAAAACGTCTGATGGAATTGATGATTAATTCCATCTATACGCATAAGGAAGTTTTCCTGCGTGAACTGATCTCAAATGCGAGCGATGCGCTGGATAAGCTTTATCTGAAAGAAATAGCGGAAGGCAAAGAAAAGATCAGCCGCGACGAGTTAAAAATCGATTTGACTGTGAACAAGGCCGAACGAACGCTGACTATCCGTGATAATGGCTGCGGTATGACGGAAGAAGAGCTGATCGACAATCTCGGCACGATTGCCAAGAGCGGCACCTTGGATTTCCGGAAGGCTTTTGAAGGGGAAACCGATGTGATCGGTCAATTCGGCGTTGGTTTCTATTCTGCCTTTATGGTCAGCAGCAAGATTACGGTCCGCAGCAAAGCCTACGGTCAGTCAACGGCAAATTGTTGGGAATCTTCCGGTGAGGATGGATACACTCTAACGCCCTGCGATATGGAATCGCACGGCACAGAAGTGACCCTCTATCTGCGACCGGACAGCGAGGATGAGAAATACAGCGAATATTTAGAACAATATACCTTAACGGATTTGATCAGGAAATACTCCGATTATATCCGTTATCCGATCCGCATGGAAGTGGAAACTTCCGTTCCTAAAAAAGACAATCCGGAAGAGTATGAAACCGTCAAAGAAATCAAGACCATCAACAGTATGATTCCCATCTGGCGCAAACAAAAAGAAGATTTAAAGGATGAGGATTACAACGGCTTTTACATGGATAAGTTCGGCGATTATCGCGAACCGCTGCATGTGATCAATACCAAGGTAGAAGGCTCCGTTACCTACAACGCGCTGCTCTTTCTGCCATCCGAACCGCCGTTTGGTTATTATACCAAGAACTTCGA
This genomic window contains:
- a CDS encoding diguanylate cyclase produces the protein MNQEIMEHLIVNAAILIVCAAFYLAPLENYRKKSLGFEIVLGIVPVIFAIIMIRSMSHFNPVYGMDAKFCVAGLTALFLGIIPAAVTVLLLSAFLLLLGGPAAPAAILMLFVAAAIGLIWQHYLGKRLLSGKTVVCFDFYLFGLLLSFSNLLCFAVFPAAVLKDLLSSFALPMLLVYPLSISIAGTMITAQKSFRLSRKKVTESELRFRALFHTAPIGIAIEVEDHFLYCNPLCEKILGRSKQDIDQQGWINLSPAGDAAETPAQLKNHLTAAIHEYVVEKRVLRADGSLIWLQLSLLSLAEKELFGEHAYAYFLKEITETVTAKKQRETALEDYRVLYHQHKTELSLLQSLFASTAEWIYYKDLNHVYLGCNKAFARFCGLTEKEIIGKKPAEIFEVSRVKAFSLYEEAAITEQKTTLCESDCMDAQGRQSSIELLQSPYYDETGKIQGVVGVGHDSTERKRREAEIQYLSDHDALTGVYNRAYFEKEKMRLERTNALPVSLIVCDINGLKQINDAYGHEEGDALLLALVQKLQECCRPSDLIIRVAGDDFYIILPETDAETVVTVYEKMIKAIAILETEPAQHQYYASTAAAYASKTTSTQSLDDILKIAEEYLYNRKLLAQSGIHSKLLVTLMSALHEKSNETQEHAERMARMATELGRQLSMPLNDLDTLALASALHDIGKINIDFSILNKPGQLNDEEWQLMKQHPDVGYRIAQSVPQFAAVKDIIRSHHERWDGKGYPQGLVGEAIPLPARLIAVVDAYDAMTEDRVYRKARSRAEAIAEIEKSAGTQFDPNIARVFIDQVLLQATEVNS